Part of the Vitis vinifera cultivar Pinot Noir 40024 chromosome 13, ASM3070453v1 genome is shown below.
TTCTATTGCTAAACGTATCTCATGTCATAGACTTTCTCCCACTATGAGGGTGTTTACTACTACTACGTCCAATGTTGAAATTCCAAAGGATATACAAGAGGCTATGATTGTTACAAAGTGGAAGCAAGTTACTTTGAAAGAAATGAGGGCACCTGAGAATAAAGGGAGATGGCAACTTGTGGATGCACTAAGAGGTAAGAAACCCATGAGTTGTACAATGCAAATAATCCACTGAGAGGAACAAAGCCAGACTAGTCGCAAAAGGCTTCACATAGATATATGGGATTAACTATTAAGAGACATTTGCACAAGTTGCAAAACTAAATATAGTTAAGAGTTTTCTTATCCCTTGCAACCAACTTGAACTAGTCTTCACACAATTACATGTCAAGAATGCCTTTTCTAAATATTGTATTAGAGGAAGAGGTTCATATAGCCTTGCCTCCAAGTTATGAAAGGAGATTTGGAAGTGAAAAGACTTAAAAAATCACTCTATGGACTGAAATAGTTACCAAGAGCTTGGTTTGACAAATTTGCTAAGTCCATTAGAAGCTGCAGAAACTCACAAAGCTAAGCAGATCATACTCTCTTCTACAATCATTCTAGAGATGGTAAGTTTGCTATATTAATAGTGTGCGTGAATGATATCATCCTTATTAGAGTAATCTAGCTGAATTAgagagagtgaaaaaaaatttggcCAAAGAGTTTGAAATCAAGGATCTGGGAACCCTAAGATACTTGGGAATCGAGTTTACTAGATCAAAGGAAGTATACACCAGATTTGCACAAAGAAACTGGATTGTTATGGTATAAACCAACGAAGGCTCCAATTGATCCTACTTGGAGGAAATTAGGATCACTAAAAAAAGAGCAAGTGTATTGACAGAAAACGTTATCAGAAGCTTGTGGGAAAACTGATATATCCCTCTCATAGTCGACCAAATATAGCTCATTCAATGAGTGTTGTAAGCCAATTTATGCACTCTCTAATTGAAGAACACCTTAAGGCAGTTTATCAAGCTATTAAGTACCTACAAGGAAGTTCAAGAAAAGGCTTAATGTTTAGGACCAACAATAGCCTTCAGATTGAAGCCTACACCAAGCAAATTGAGTTGACTACTTCAAGTTACTGTTCTTCTGTAGGAGGAAACCTAATCACTTTGAGGAGCAAGAAGTAGTCTATCGTTGCAAGAAGCATTGTTGAAGCTAAATTCAGGGTTATTTATTGCCCAAGGTAATTGCAAACTTCTTTGGTTGAAGAAACTGCTTAAAGACCTAAGAATTCATAATGAGAAGCCAATGAAACACTACTGTGATAACAAGCCAGCTATTAATTTAGCTCATAATCCAGTTTAACATAATAAAACTAAGCATGTTGAAGTGAATCGTCACTTCATCAAGGAGAAGCTAGAAGTAGGATTGATCTGCATGCCTTATGTACCTATTGAAAAAAAGTTAGCAAATGTTTTAACTATAATGCCTTATGTGCCTATTGAAGAACAGTTAGCAAATGTTCTAATTAAGGGACTTTATAAAGGAATGTTTAATTGCTTAATTAACAAGTTGGGGATGATAGATATCTTCAAActaacttgagggggagtgttgaagatTTTTAAAGTTTAGGAATTAGTTTTATTCTAATTTAGTGCAAAAATAGTTAGGATAATTCAATTTTAGTGCCAATCAACACTCCCCTTTCATAACTTTAAATTGCGTTcacaaatagtaaaaaaataaataaataaataaattatatggtaaatcaaaatgtaaaaatttaggaaataaactagagaaactaaaaaaaaaattctgaattATTGACttgagaaatataaataaataaatatatatatatatatatatatatacacacacacataccaTAATGTTTCCAGAAAACTCAACAAGTAAcaaaatgtttccaaatatGTTTTCTCTAACCTCCTAAAAATTTCACCTACTTGCCATAAATTTCCCCTAAACTTAACAAAGCTTAGTCCAATCTTCAAGAGCAGGTTTCCCACCTAAAGCTAGGTTTCCAGCAAAATATTGCTCAAAGGGACATAGAAGCTAAGGTGTCTACATCAACTTCCACGAAGACACATGATATATGATTGGGGTCACAACTTTCCATTAGTTTCTCACTACTATAACGTTCATGTGATTAACTAAGTAACTTAACCAATATATCCTCAAAGGATAAAAAGGTTTTTGCAATGCATACAATTAACCATGACTTATGCTAGAATCCATACATTACACCTTCCTAATGGTTGTTTATGACTAATCATGTTCTCCACAACTTAGATAACATACTTGCCACAATCTTCTAACAAATCTTATCAAGTTATGTTTAGCAAAACTTGACAATATGGATCCACCCCTCTATCCTAAACCACTTAAATAACTGGGGAGGCTCAACTTCGGTATCTCTAGTTAATGGCCAAAGGACACCATTGCTGAGCTAACAATAAGTTAATAACTAAGCAACATCAGTTTGAACATGATAAAAGAATTGTTCcacaaaaataaacattttagaaaTGATTTGAGATCTTTACGTTGCATCTATTCAAccaagaattttcttttatcacCACAATCAGAATTATGAGCACATAGAACAAAAGCAATCTTGGCACAGCAAAAAATTGCACAACTATGAAATTTCAACAAAATGCTAGTACAGCTgacatctataaaaaaataaactatacACATCAGAAGGTACGACAAGAAGCAAAATATCACATTGTTACCATTAAGGAGATTGAGCAATTGAAGACACAAGCATACATTCAGATTCTAACCTTTTTACTGCCTTTGTCTCAGCATTGAGCTCCCCATCTGCACCACaagcattttccttcaaatcaAATTGATTAATCCCAGAAATGCAAAAACTCCCATCTAAGTCCTCCAGAGGGCTTTTGGATGCATATTCTGACAAAGCTGAAGCTATGGCATTCTCCGAAAAGGTTTGGTTGCCTCTCTGTCGAGGGGAATTGGGACCATACATGCAAGCCGACTCCAACCCACTACCAATTCTATCACAAACCGAATTTTCATCATCTTTAAGGGGTTTTAAACTTGGAAAATGGTCCACAACTCCATCCAAAAGAGCCACTGAATCACTAGCCGATCTCCGATGGCATATCCCTCTCAAATTTGAATCTGGGTCATTCAACAAGTCATCAAACCATGCAGGTTGCTCCTCTGAAATTGAGCTTTGGGAGGAAGACTTATGGTGTCGGGGATACAATTCATTATCGTTGCCGAGGTTTGGAAAGATGGGATCATGGATTGGGCGAGTAATGGGTTTCTTTTGAAATGGGCATCTTGGTGGAAGGTTAGCTTGCCTTGACATGATGAATTCAATTAAAGGATGTCCAGCTTCCCATAGTTAGCCATAGGTAAGTTTCTGTTTGCCTCTTCTTTGACAGAAAATGAACACAATATGTTCCTTTAGTAACTCAACCCCATATGTCTGCTACCATCCTAACCTACCTCActgataaaaatatttacaacaagaaaacaaaatttaaaaatacatatctCCCGAAAACAGAAATgtttgatcaaaaaaaaaaaaaaatccgaaAGATTATGTTGCAACACACTTTGTTGCATAGTCAAAAAACCCCAACAATGTTGCATATTGATTCTATGTAAAACCAAGACACCAACAGAGAGAAAAACAGACATGAGTTAAACTACACTTTTATCTTCTGCCACCAGCAAAACCCTAAAAGGAAACTAAATCTGAACTTGTCACTCTTATTCCTAATTTACCTTACCAGGCTCTATTTTAGGGTTTGCTTTTTGAGAAAATGcgggaaaatgaaagaaattaaaattttgaatctttgttttttcatcatttgggacccaaaaggaaaaagagaaagtgggaaaaaaataaaaataattaattaacaaaataaagacCCAAAATGAAAGCTTTCATTCAACTGCACCTAGTAGAAGATTCAACTCAAATTGTAacatttcttctcttctttcattCAGACTTCTCGATAACCAAACAAAgcttaaaaataatcatttattaaatCAATGCAACAGTCACCCTAAACAGTAGGTGAGATTAGAACTCACCAGACAAAAGAAAACaggaaatggaaaagaaaaaaaaatcgaaataatcattaaaaagaACCAAGATACCTGAtgaaaaaagggaagaagacCCGTCGTTTCTATGTACATAAGCACATAAATTTCG
Proteins encoded:
- the LOC100250801 gene encoding basic leucine zipper 6 gives rise to the protein MSRQANLPPRCPFQKKPITRPIHDPIFPNLGNDNELYPRHHKSSSQSSISEEQPAWFDDLLNDPDSNLRGICHRRSASDSVALLDGVVDHFPSLKPLKDDENSVCDRIGSGLESACMYGPNSPRQRGNQTFSENAIASALSEYASKSPLEDLDGSFCISGINQFDLKENACGADGELNAETKAVKRHSGQRSRVRKLQYIAELERTVDVYQTLESELAIRVASLLQLRVALSMENSKLKQQLAKLQQQKLIMDGQHKSLRKEVERMKGGLADSINSQIRTYTGSSTGAEAVRSEVSWLKLDIGKLNLD